The following proteins are co-located in the Perca fluviatilis chromosome 22, GENO_Pfluv_1.0, whole genome shotgun sequence genome:
- the sec61g gene encoding protein transport protein Sec61 subunit gamma gives MDQVMQFVEPSRQFVKDSIRLVKRCTKPDRKEFQKIAMATAIGFAIMGFIGFFVKLIHIPINNIIVGG, from the exons ATGGATCAGGTAATGCAGTTTGTTGAGCCCAGCCGGCAGTTCGTCAAAGACTCCATACGGCTCGTAAAGAGATGCACAAAGCCCGACAGAAAAG AATTCCAGAAGATTGCCATGGCCACAGCGATTGGGTTTGCCATCATGGGCTTCATTGGTTTCTTTGTCAAACTCATTCACATCCCCATCAACAACATCATTGT TGGTGGTTAA